From one Papio anubis isolate 15944 chromosome 12, Panubis1.0, whole genome shotgun sequence genomic stretch:
- the BRMS1 gene encoding LOW QUALITY PROTEIN: breast cancer metastasis-suppressor 1 (The sequence of the model RefSeq protein was modified relative to this genomic sequence to represent the inferred CDS: inserted 1 base in 1 codon): protein MVIRFLHPGVRMPVQPPSKDTEEMEAEGDSATEMNGEEEESEEERSGSQTESEVEMDDEDYERRRSECVSEMLDLEKQFSELKEKLFRERLSQLRLRLEEVGAERAPEYTEPLGGLQQSLKIRIQVAGIYKGFCLDVIRNKYECELQGAKQHLESEKLLLYDTLQGELQERIQRLEEDRQSLDLSSEWWDDKLHARGSSRSWDSLPPSKRKKAPLVSGPYIVYMLQEIDILEDWTAIKKARAAVSPQKRKSDDRQTHRPLRVCPARLLWCCWALPLXLALAWTPPLPSSRPAQLWLWSRPGQARLLSPSLSRLPPPAPEDPPLEAPLTEKTAEVKATSSC from the exons ATGGTTATCCGCTTTTTGCACCCGGG AGTCCGGATGCCCGTCCAGCCTCCAagcaaagacacagaagagaTGGAAGCAGAGGGTGATTCCGCCACTGAGATgaatggggaggaggaagagagtgaggaGGAGCGGAGCGGCAGCCAGACAGAGTCAGAAGTCG AGATGGATGATGAGGACTATGAGCGGCGCCGCAGTGAGTGTGTCAGTGAGATGCTGGACCTAGAAAAGCAGTTCTCGGAGCTAAAGGAGAA GTTGTTCAGGGAACGACTGAGTCAGCTGCGGTTGCGGCTGGAGGAAGTGGGGGCTGAGAGAGCCCCTGAATACACGGAGCCCCTTGGGGGGCTGCAGCAGAGCCTCAAGATTCGCATTCAGGTGGCAG GGATCTACAAGGGGTTCTGTCTGGATGTGATCAGGAATAAGTATGAATGTGAGCTGCAGGGAGCCAAACAGCACCTGGAG AGTGAGAAGCTGCTGCTCTATGACACACTGCAGGGGGAGCTGCAGGAGCGGAtccagaggctggaggaggaccGCCAGAGCCTGGACCTCAGCTCCG AATGGTGGGACGACAAACTGCACGCCAGAGGCAGCTCCAGGTCTTGGGACTCCCTGCCGCCCAGCAAGAGGAAGAAGGCACCTCTGGTTTCTG GCCCATACATCGTGTACATGCTTCAAGAGATCGACATCCTGGAGGACTGGACGGCCATCAAAAAG GCTAGGGCAGCTGTGTCCCCTCAGAAGAGAAAATCGGATG ACAGGCAGACCCACAGGCCCCTCAGGGTCTGCCCAGCCAGGCTCCTGTGGTGCTGCTGGGCCCTCCCAC CGCTGGCACTGGCCTGGactcctcctctgccctcctcGAGGCCTGCACAGCTGTGGCTGTGGAGCCGACCTGGCCAGGCAAGGCTGCTCTCTCCATCCCTGAGCCGCCTGCCACCTCCCGCTCCTGAAGATCCGCCTCTTGAGGCTCCCCTGACAGAGAAGACAGCCGAAGTCAAAGCCACATCCTCTTGCTGA